The Pyrus communis chromosome 2, drPyrComm1.1, whole genome shotgun sequence genome includes a window with the following:
- the LOC137726407 gene encoding peptidyl-prolyl cis-trans isomerase CYP40 produces MGRTRCFLDISIGGELEGRIVVELFDDVVPKTAENFRALCTGEKGIGPNTGVPLHYKGVRFHRVIKGFMIQGGDISAGDGTGGESIYGMKFEDENLELKHERKGMLSMANSGPNTNGSQFFITTTRTAHLDGKHVVFGKVIKGMGVVRSIEHITTADGDCPSMDVIVADCGEIPEGEDDGMSNLFKDGDVYPDWPADLDETPEDLSWWMTSVDSIKGFGNEYYKKQDYKTALKKYRKSLRYLDICWEKDGIDEEKSSSLRKTKSQIFTNSSACKLKLGDLKGALLDTDFAMRDGEDNVKALFRQGQAYMALNDVDAAVESFKKALDLEPNDAGIKKEYAVAKKKIADRRDKEKKAYSKMFQK; encoded by the exons atggggaGGACAAGATGCTTTCTCGACATTAGCATCGGAGGAGAGCTCGAAGGGAGAATAGTGGTCGAGCTTTTCGACGATGTGGTACCCAAAACCGCTGAGAATTTCAGAGCTCTCTGTACTGGTGAGAAGGGCATTGGCCCCAACACTGGTGTTCCTCTCCATTACAAG GGAGTCCGTTTTCATCGTGTCATTAAAGGGTTTATGATACAAGGGGGTGATATCTCCGCTGGAGATGGTACTGGTGGAGAATCTATCTACGGAATGAAATTCGAAGATGAAAATCTTGAATTGAAACATGAAAGGAAAGGCATGTTATCCATGGCTAATTCTGGTCCGAACACCAATGGGTCTCAGTTTTTCATCACGACAACTCGCACAGCTCATTTGGATGGGAAACACGTTGTATTTGGGAAGGTAATTAAAGGAATGGGAGTTGTCCGCTCAATTGAGCACATAACCACAGCTGATGGTGATTGCCCCAGTATGGATGTTATAGTTGCCGATTGTGGAGAAATCCCTGAGGGAGAAGATGATGGAATGTCTAATCTTTTCAAGGATGGTGATGTTTATCCTGATTGGCCTGCTGACCTTGATGAGACTCCTGAAGATCTTTCTTGGTGGATGACTTCTGTAGATTCAATTAAGGGTTTCGGAAATGAATATTACAAG AAACAAGACTATAAGACGGCTCTTAAAAAATATCGCAAGTCCTTACGCTATCTGGATATATGCTGGGAGAAAGATGGAATTGATGAAG AGAAGAGTTCAAGTTTGAGAAAGACCAAGTCACAGATTTTCACAAACAGCTCT GCTTGTAAGTTGAAGTTGGGGGATCTGAAAGGAGCACTGTTAGACACTGACTTTGCAATGCGGGATGGAGAAGATAATGTTAAAGCTTTGTTTCGACAAGGTCAG GCATACATGGCGCTTAACGATGTTGATGCTGCAGTTGAAAGCTTCAAAAAGGCATTGGATTTGGAGCCAAATGATG CTGGAATTAAAAAGGAGTATGCTGTTGCAAAGAAGAAG ATTGCTGATAGACGTGATAAAGAGAAGAAGGCCTACAGCAAGATGTTCCAAAAGTAG